The genomic DNA CTTGTTTGGACACATGTGATAGGAGCACCCTAAATCTAAGATCCATTCGAAAGTAAGATGAAAGCATTTGCTTGTTGACAGCAACAAGAAACCATTACATCTTTCCTCGACTATACTAGCATTAACAACTTCGGCTTTCTGCTTATCTTTCTCGTTGTTTTCAgcatctttttttattttattttattttgaagtttCCAACATTCTTCCTTAACGTGACCCACCTTTTTATAATAGCCACAATATTTGTCACGATTTTTGGATTTGGATCTTGCTTTAAACTTGTTTCGATCTATCTTTCTGGTTTGTTGTCTGCCTCTTGCAACTAGAACTGAGGCTTACCTATCTGATTTTTTATTTGGGCCTAACTCATTGTAAATTTTATCCTTGCTCAAAAGATTCCCCTCCGCATCCTCAAACGAGAGATTATCTCTTCCATAAATCAGAGTTttcctaaaattttataaaaagagGACAAAGAGTATAACAACAACATAGCTTGATCCTCGTCACTAATCTTTGCTTCAAGATTCTTTAAGTCATTAAGTAGTGTAACAAACTCACTATAGGAGTTCTAATTGGCTCACATTCTGTCATTCTGAACGTGTAAAGGCGTTGTTTTAATACTAACCTGTTGACCAAATATTTCGTCATATATAAGGCTTCTAGTTTTTTCCATAACACAAACAAAATTTTCTCCATCAGAACCTCCTGTAACACATTATTCGTGAGGCATAATTGAATAGCGGATAGAGCCTTCTCATCGAGCTCTTCCTATTCTGACTGATCCATATCTACGGGCTTTTTCCCTGTAATGACCTTTTTCAGACTGTTTTGAACTAGTATTGTCGTCATCCGAACTTGTCATAAACTGCAATTTGTAAttccatcgaacttctcaatatTGAACCTTGACGTTGCCATATTTGAACGAGTTGGTtgtgaaaattgaactagctctgatactagTCTGTAAGGGATAAACCCGATTAAACAACGAATAAAGCAAAGAAAATAAGAATTAAAAAGATCGAACACGCAAATTTTTCATGGAAAAAATCCTTAaaaaaggataaaaaaccacgggtaaaAGGAGAATTCACTGCAATAAAGAAGAGTACAAAAAATGGagagaattaaaagaaaaatctaaagccccacaaaaaaaaaacctttcaaaataaagaacaaaattctcttaatctaaatatttttttgtGTAAAACCTAGAGTAAGTAAAGCCTATTTGTAGGCTGAAAATCCGTAGCATATATAACTATAATAACTCAAGGTTAATCAGAATTAGGTGGAAACCTGAAAACATAGTTTAACTGGGAGaaaaaaaaagccaaaataaaaatttggtcaAAATTAGAGGCATTCTCCTCATAATATAtagcaaaaaattaaaaaaattaaaaactttttaaaTGTTTGTAATTGTAAAAACTTTTACGTCAACTTTTACttcaattataattattttaactaaacgtttttaagtaatatttttaaattaaaatataattatttttaaatgtcaatttaataatatattaaaaaataaaaggtaTTCTTGTTggttcaaaaaaattttaaacttatttttatatatattaaaacattacTTTTgaatttactattattttaatcATATTATTAATTTAACCAATAATTATCTAATATCTTCTTTTCATGTTCTAGATATTTCCAAGAAAATTACCAGCAACTCATGGCACGATAAATGTGATTTATATTTATGAAATAATTttcgttaaattatttgttttgttGTAGAAACTTTATgttaaataaacatatataatgtCAGTAATTAATAATAGTATTGACGAAATATTACTACAAATTTTGTACAAACAAACAAtattctaaaattattttttatgtatagtaattcatgttaaaattgatattttagatattaaattcttttatattaataaataatttttatttaaatttgacaTTTTTCTAATGTGGTACTTAAGTTTTATTATTATCTAATTTAATTCttatatttacaaaatttatatattttgatatccaTTATCTAACTGACTATTATTTGCACTTTCTTTTGTCTATTATTAATTGacccaatttagtccttatattattaaaaaattaaataagattaattttcaacaaaattagtatttattgtttaaataaatgttcatttactatttaatataattaatattttgaaaatttaatgattttaCAAATGAAGTATTTCGTTTAAAATTGAAccatgaaaatttttaattaataaatattaactctacaatttaattttatttaaaaattttaatacataaATTCCACGGACATACTTATATTGATGAGGTTATTTGTTGACGCATTTTGTTGAATTCTGACCAAGGAAGTGGAAGTCCATGATTTAGTCATTGGATTCCTATATGTACAGAATTCATTCAAAAAATAAGTTCATCCCAATAATAATGGTTACACAAAATGGGCTCAACTACCACTTAGTGGTAgctatttttttctttaaaattacaGGATGGATAATTTCGCATTATAAAGACATGAAGTAGGGTGATGCATTATTTTCTCCtttaatgaaattattgaaattgaTACATTCAACCTCCTCTTAACACCCACGATCTTAACTGGATTCGTCAAATCAAGGCCGTTCATCACGTGGAAAAAAATTTCTGATCCGATCTTTATTTTATTGGACAGCGACGGTTAGAAAGGGGCGTCGCCTTTTTATTAttctcaattttcttttcttttcttttttggggtTCATTTGATTCGCAATTTTGTTAGCGCCAATAGTAAATTGGATTTCTTTATAACGTCGTCAGTCGTCACCGTATATTTTTCGTATTTACAATATACTCCTTTGGGATTTTTTTTGTTTCAGCCCAAAATGAAAAAGATATTACTAAAGTATGCAAAAACTATGAGCCCATTTTAGCTATATTTTAAATTAGCGGTTATAAATATATTGAGAACAAAGTTGGAGGGGCATGGACATAAATACGGAGAATGAAGGTGGAAAATATGGAAAGGAAAAGACAAGTTAGTGTTTAACTACGGCGGCTGGTAAGAAAAAGATCCCACACATTGAGACAAGGGGAGTTGGTGACAGAACAACAAGAGCGATACAAAGACTGCAATATAACCTCAAGCCTGACGCCCACTTTTCAAACCTTAACACCAAACTCATACCAAACACTCTCGCTCTATATATCTGCCTCTCTTTCTTTCTTTACAATTCTCAGGTTTCATTGTTCTTTGAATCCTGCTTTCAAGGTTTGTTTCACTTCTTTATCTCAGGTTCATCATTCTTTCTTCCCAAACATGTTTTTATTGATATGATTGGTTTTCTCATTTGATCTGGGTTTTGAGTTTTTAATGTAAAGTCTGTTTCTTTATGGGATCCATGCAATGAAAAGTTTGCATTTTTTTTGTATGTTTCTTTTGCATGTTCTTCACAAACCTTTGATTTCATATCTTTATTAAGCCAATTGTCATTTAGTTGAGTGAAAGTGAACTCTAATGTCACGCTCTGTTTCAGTTTTGGCAGATTAATCAAATCATTTAATAGATATATCGGCAAAACGTGATTTTATTGAGCTTAATTTCATTGGTTTTCTCCTTTGATTTGGATTCTGAGTCGAGTTTTGAGTATTTCATTTAgaatttgtttcttttgaaaagttTGTAATTTTCTTTAACCTTTCTTTTGCATGTTGTTGATAAAAGTTGAGCAAAAATGAAGTCTTTTTGTTTTGCGTACAGCTTACATTTCTTTGAGTACAGGtcataaaagaaacaaagaaaggcAAAGCTTAGAAGATGGGACCAGGTGAATGGTGCCTTCAAAAACGAGATAGCTTCAAGAGTGAAACGCTTGTAGGCAATGAGACTGTGCCGGAAATTGGGTGCCTTTCAATTATTGTTCTTGGTGCCTCTGGTGATCTTGCCAAGAAGAAGACTTTCCCTGCTCTCTTTCATCTTTATTGCCAGGTTCAAGTGTTTTAGATTCATTGATCAACTTTGGCTTCCCTGATAAGGCTAACCTTAGATGGTAATTGTGTGTATGCAGGGATTTCTGCCACCAAATGAGGTGCACATTTTCGGCTATGCAAGGACTAAGATTTCAGATGACGAATTGAGAAATCGCATTCGTGGGTGAGACGTCTCCACCTATTACTAATCGGTTTTAGTCCAATGCTTAACATGGTATCAGATTCCAGAGTTTGTTATGTTATTCTTCCTACCTAACCCCATGTGTGGTTGACTGCCCCTACGTGAGGTTGAGTGTTAAGTAGTGGTATCCCACATCTGTTTAGTATTAAAGTCAACTCCTTCCATTATTATTGCTTGGTTTTAGGTCGGATGCTTAATGAATAGTTGCTCACACTTTAGCCAAATTGCGTTAATTTATGAATAATTGAAATGGCAGATATCTTGTGAGTGAAAGGAGTGCCTCACCATCAAACGATGTATCAAAGTTCTTACAGCTGGTCAGTACAAGCCTAGTTATATGTTCAACATGCTTCACTCCTATTGTTTTTGCTTCTTAGCTTTTAACTAGCGATTGTTATGATTTGCAGATTAAATATGTAAGCGGATCATATGATGCCGCAGAGGGCTTTCAAATGTTAGACAAGGAGATTTCAAAGCATGAAACCTCGAAAAATAGCCTAGAAGGGTCATCTCGGAGGCTCTTTTATCTCGCTCTTCCACCATCAGTATATCCATCTGTTTGCAGGATGATCAGGAGATACTGCATGAATAAATGTAGGTGCTTTTGTTCCTCAAAGTTCTCCTCCATGATTAGAAGACAATATCTTATGTATGTCTTGTTTTCCAGCTAATCTTGGCGGATGGACTCGGATTGTTGTTGAGAAACCATTTGGAAGAGATTTAGGCTCTGCAGAGGAACTAAGTTCCCAGATTGGCGAGTTGTTTGATGAACCACAAATTTACCGTATTGATCACTATTTGGGAAAGGAATTGGTCCAGAACCTGGTAATGAATGTGTAAACAGTCGCTTTGTATTTCTTGATTTCTTTATCAGCTCGGCTCAAATCTGGCTTTGTGGCACCTGCAGCTGGTTCTTCGTTTTGCAAATCGCTTCTTCTTACCCCTTTGGAATCGTGACAACATTGATAATGTACAGGTGAGTATCCTTTTGTTTAGGATATTGCAGATGTTCACACCATTGGTGGACTGTCGGAGCTTTGTTAATAAATTATGATTATTCTTTTGAATATTAATCTCTATTTTCTTCGTTTCTTCGGGTAGATTGTGTTCAGAGAGGACTTTGGAACTGAAGGTCGAGGTGGATATTTTGATGAATACGGGTGTGTTTGATATAATTTATTTTCCCTCGCATCTTGTATGTGATTTCTATGCTAAGTATTTGCTTCTTAGTTCATTTTCCTTTTGTGCTCTTTGTGCAGCATTATCCGCGATATTATCCAAAATCACCTGTTGCAGGTAATTGTTATAAACTGAAGTGCCTTAGATCTTTACCGAAACAAAAACAAGCTGGAGGAAAAACATGCTATGTACCATTAGCCTACTTATTTATCGAGTTCATACCAACTGCAGGTCCTTTGTCTTGTTGCTATGGAGAAGCCTGTATCTCTCAAACCTGAGCGCATTCGTGATGAAAAAGTGAAGGTGTGCATCTTATAACTCCATACTTTAGGAAGTGACTGTAGTTGTTTCATAACTATGCCTGCAAAACAAGCCAATTATGTTCCTATCCATTTTGAAGTAGTATATGCTTGATGTAACGCACCTAATTTCTATTTTTCCTTATATTTTAGGCGCTCTAAGTCCGCGCTTTCTTTACCATATGCTGATTACCATATGAAATCCAGGTTCTTCAATCGGTACTTCCAATTAAAGACGAAGAGGTTGTACTCGGACAATATGAAGGTTACAGAGATGATCCGACAGTTCCTGATCACTCAAACACCCCAACGTTTGCAACTGTTATTCTCCGTATACACAACGAAAGATGGGAAGGTAATAATTCTATACAagcttaaatttaatttaaatttctcaTCAGATTAGCTAATTTGAATTATTGGTTTGTTTCCAGGTGTTCCCTTTATACTAAAGGCAGGGAAAGCATTGAATTCGAGAAAGGCGGAGATTCGTGTTCAATTTAAGGATGTTCCTGGTGATATCTTCAAATGTATAACAATAAATCTTTAAGATTCTTTGTAACTTTGCTTATATTATTGCTTATTCCCACCGAACTGCTTATGTAGTCTCTTCGATAAAATCATGAAGAGATGTGATGAATCTTTATTCAGGTAAGAAGCAAGGGAGAAATGAGTTCGTCATCCGCCTGCAACCTTCTGAAGCCATGTACATGAAGCTAATGGTGAGTTTTATAATCTTATTGTGTCGATCTGAAAGCTATTATAAACTTTAAAAACACTGCATATATGTTCCTCTGCTGAACTTGCATATTGACTAGTACTTCATCACCGATGCAGGTGAAGCAGCCTGGACTGGAGATGTCAACAGTTCAAAGTGAACTAGACTTGTCATACAGGCAACGCTATCAAGGTGTTACGATCCCAGAGGCTTATGAACGTCTCATTCTCGACACGTATGATCCTTGCCCATTTTTATCCTTGAAATATTATTGTTTGCAATGCTTACCCTTACAGCTGGTAGGTTTGGTAATGTGGATCAGAAACTATGATAACTAGTTTCGTTTTATGGTTTTATGTTTCCTGTGTAATGAACAGCAGAACTTTTTTTGGTTATGTAGGATAAGAGGTGATCAGCAGCATTTTGTTCGTAGAGACGAGTTGAAGGTAAGAATTTGTATATACTCTGGAAGAAGATAATTTATAAGGGATTCAATCTGTAACATTCATATTGCTTTGTTCATCAGGCAGCATGGGAGATTTTCACGCCTCTTCTACATAGAATTGACAACGGTGAAATGAAACCGATTCCATACCAAGCAGGCAGCCGTGGACCAGCAGAAGCGGATGAGCTTTTGGAGAAAGCCGGTTACGTTCAAACACATGGATATATTTGGATTCCTCCCACCTTGTAGAAACTTGCTGTCTAGCTAGTGGTTTTCCATCACCATCACCATCTACATATAAGTTGAGGTTTGGTTAAAGGCCTCTTTGTAACACATCGAATAACCAGGCCTGCCGGTTGTAGCGAGTTTCGAAAATACTGTAAGCCTAAGAGCTTGTTACCCTACATATTTGATGTACCGTGTGTAGAGTATGATCCAATATTGTATTCGGAATGGTTCCGATCGGGTTAACTAGACCCCGGAATAAAAAGCTCTTCCAAAACTGTATATTTTTTAGTTCAGTTGGGTTCAAACTTGATCAAGTACTATTATCCAAGATTTCGAGTTAAGCTTGTTTACACGAGTTGGAGATTTTGAGTTGACATGTTTCGCATTCACTAGGCAAATGCCCACACTTCCCCGAGGATATTTTATCAAACTAATACTTAGTAacaatcatttttattttaatatttttaaatttattgatgatatctcttaatatggaatatgaaacatcatcataatataaaaataataattaaagcatgatagaaaaattatataaaaattaacacTATGTAACTATTATTAGTATGTTaaaatttacataatatataatttttaaatataattacgGTATGTAACTATGCAACACAAAATGCGAAACTTAATTAAAATAcggtataaaaataatataaatataacacaaatatacaaatataccaaaatgttAAAACGTAATTGAAAGGactaataaattttcaaatttataaaatataaaagatattatgcaattattatataaagcataacattaatatacattttttttcttttctcaataCCCTTCACACCTAATTGATGTCTAAGATTACTTGTCCAAAGCACCACTCACTAATTGAAATTGAGAAACTCATTAGCGTTAAAtgcttttttttataaaataattaaaaaaggtCAAATAAATTTTAATCCGAAGGTAGTGatcatataaatattatttaaaagatgtaaaaaattaaaatatataaaattagtcGATGGttgttattctttttatttttaccgCCAGACATTTGTATTCTTATCGTATCTAATtctcttttaatttttcttttacacTTGGATTAGGAAATAAATAAATAGTGATTGTGGATTTGCATGAAAAACTAAAAATGTTTGACATCTTTTTATAAATAGATAAGGTTGAAAATGTTAGATTTGTAGATTGAACTCAATTTTGTTATATCATGTAAAATAAtagagataaataaataaatgattgtGGATTTGTATGAAAAAACTAAaaaatgtttgatttttttttttttttataattatagataagGTTGAAAATGTTAGGCTTATTGATTCAACTCGAATTTTTATTCCGAGGGACATTTTTAATAAAACTAAATTCAACAGGTGATCAAGTATTCAAGTTTATTAATTAGCGTAAATGAAAACAAAAGACACATCAAAGTAGGTTGCCGAGAGAATATTGTTAACTCTTTAATCGAGTTATGAATTTTACTGTTGCTACTAAAATTATGTCATACATAACTCATTTGCCAAACATACCGaatatgggctcgatcatctttagagcataagtctccacttatatcaaagcatatgagtTACATacacatggtcagtgactaactcataTTTAGGTAAATCATATCATGAACGTCATATgcgaattaattcacaaacagattcaaaattaattcaatttgagtccaatccaatgtatcattcttccaatgagtacatctatgtctctacttgtGGAGTCAACTGCTCCTATAGCCAAAACTAACTATTTCCTCAATTAgaattgtagatgacataataatctttcttaagtatttgaatcaaatgctcactttgattcttttacgagattacagactcgtttagattatctgctgaagtaagttgtctttctcgcaatgtaaacattcttacagtgccacttataatcagtttgaacttagacaatcaataagCTAACATTTatgtaacagccaaatttttcagtggtgtcggaaacagtgattcgagatcactaaattcgacgagtaagtttagaaattttaacaaataataattataggccaagcatgaacttaaaagaattatttttaattagtgaattttgcgattttaaaagaattaatcaagtaaatttggttgaaaacggggtatcgagacctcggatttataaaccgagccataaatatttttataattatttatggagtgttattaagttattattaaagtttcattagaaaattttaacgtttggttagtcaattaattaaaaaggactaaattaaaaatagtgcgaaatttattaaattgtgattaaatggtttaagtgatcaaaaaggagggatttaaaaggcaattggacccaaattgtatgggctggacggttgggcaagaaaatcagcaaaaaagacaaggagaaacaagggcaaaatggaaaattttacaaattaaacatataaaacaagacaaatttgaaaaatctagagatatcatcatttttcttcaccatgagaggtctgaaagctgctggtttttcatactttgacat from Gossypium arboreum isolate Shixiya-1 chromosome 9, ASM2569848v2, whole genome shotgun sequence includes the following:
- the LOC108454063 gene encoding glucose-6-phosphate 1-dehydrogenase, cytoplasmic isoform-like; amino-acid sequence: MGPGEWCLQKRDSFKSETLVGNETVPEIGCLSIIVLGASGDLAKKKTFPALFHLYCQGFLPPNEVHIFGYARTKISDDELRNRIRGYLVSERSASPSNDVSKFLQLIKYVSGSYDAAEGFQMLDKEISKHETSKNSLEGSSRRLFYLALPPSVYPSVCRMIRRYCMNKSNLGGWTRIVVEKPFGRDLGSAEELSSQIGELFDEPQIYRIDHYLGKELVQNLLVLRFANRFFLPLWNRDNIDNVQIVFREDFGTEGRGGYFDEYGIIRDIIQNHLLQVLCLVAMEKPVSLKPERIRDEKVKVLQSVLPIKDEEVVLGQYEGYRDDPTVPDHSNTPTFATVILRIHNERWEGVPFILKAGKALNSRKAEIRVQFKDVPGDIFKCKKQGRNEFVIRLQPSEAMYMKLMVKQPGLEMSTVQSELDLSYRQRYQGVTIPEAYERLILDTIRGDQQHFVRRDELKAAWEIFTPLLHRIDNGEMKPIPYQAGSRGPAEADELLEKAGYVQTHGYIWIPPTL